A genome region from Neptunomonas japonica JAMM 1380 includes the following:
- the hmpA gene encoding NO-inducible flavohemoprotein, producing the protein MLASNIDIIKQTVPIIQERGEEITQHFYHLLFEENPELKDIFNMASQKNGRQPASLANAILGYAAHIDRLEALGDAVGSIAAKHFSLDIQPEQYPIVGRNLLKAIREVLGADVATDAVINAWAEAYGQLTNILVGAEKKLYDDAQNALGGWSGFKPFRVVQKIAQSSEITSFYLQPVDGQPLPHYKPGQYISLKITDASLENTELRQYSLSDAHNGEHYRISVKREPTLQDDIPAGVASNFLHDKVNVEDTILVHAPGGNFYLDESDKPLVLISGGVGITPLLSMLNDLTLQSSTRKITWLHGTRNRQTHAFREHINALNNDLPNLTKVVFYDDVTDAIKETDYNHEGYMTAQLLKESCPLDAEFYFCGPLPFMQAIYTTLRQLGVAETQLNFEIFGPSESLN; encoded by the coding sequence ATGCTAGCGTCAAATATCGACATAATTAAACAAACCGTACCTATTATTCAAGAGCGTGGGGAAGAGATCACTCAGCATTTCTATCACCTATTATTTGAAGAAAATCCTGAACTCAAGGATATATTCAATATGGCAAGTCAAAAGAATGGCCGCCAGCCTGCCTCATTAGCTAACGCCATTCTTGGGTATGCAGCACATATTGATCGATTAGAAGCGCTTGGGGATGCCGTCGGTAGCATTGCAGCAAAACATTTCAGTTTGGACATTCAACCCGAACAATATCCTATTGTTGGTCGAAACTTGTTAAAAGCTATTCGGGAAGTATTAGGAGCAGACGTTGCAACTGACGCTGTAATCAACGCATGGGCAGAAGCTTACGGGCAATTAACAAACATTCTCGTGGGTGCAGAAAAGAAACTATATGACGATGCACAAAATGCCCTAGGTGGTTGGTCTGGTTTTAAACCTTTTCGTGTCGTTCAAAAAATTGCTCAAAGCAGCGAGATCACATCCTTCTATTTACAACCCGTTGATGGACAACCATTACCTCATTATAAACCTGGCCAATATATCAGCTTAAAAATTACTGATGCTAGTTTGGAGAATACAGAACTGCGCCAATACAGCTTGTCTGATGCACATAATGGCGAACACTACCGTATCTCTGTCAAGCGAGAACCAACACTACAAGATGATATTCCTGCTGGCGTCGCTTCTAATTTCCTTCACGATAAAGTCAATGTAGAAGACACTATTTTAGTCCACGCGCCTGGCGGAAATTTTTATTTAGATGAATCAGATAAGCCTCTTGTCCTTATCAGTGGAGGTGTAGGCATCACTCCATTGCTTAGCATGCTAAATGACTTGACCCTACAAAGTTCAACACGAAAAATCACATGGTTGCATGGCACCCGTAATCGTCAAACCCATGCGTTTCGTGAACATATCAATGCCTTAAATAACGACTTACCTAACCTGACAAAAGTTGTTTTTTATGATGACGTGACAGATGCTATAAAAGAAACTGACTATAATCATGAAGGTTATATGACAGCTCAGCTACTAAAAGAAAGCTGCCCATTAGATGCCGAATTCTATTTCTGCGGACCGCTACCTTTTATGCAAGCAATATACACGACGCTACGCCAATTAGGCGTTGCCGAAACACAGTTAAACTTTGAAATTTTTGGCCCGAGTGAGTCACTAAACTAA
- a CDS encoding VOC family protein — MDINKTGIIINTEKYDECVSFYKNLFSLEVLFKKDEGDFKLTSFEFGGAYLLVETGGLAKDKQKSISENSTKIRFNVTDIERALEEVIQYGIAAKIETYEWGRTINISDPDGNRVGIRDIPKLCRSL, encoded by the coding sequence ATGGATATCAATAAAACAGGGATCATTATTAATACAGAAAAATATGATGAGTGTGTTTCCTTTTATAAGAACCTATTTTCGCTTGAAGTTCTTTTTAAAAAAGATGAAGGAGACTTTAAGCTGACTAGCTTCGAATTTGGTGGCGCTTACTTGCTGGTAGAAACTGGAGGTTTAGCTAAAGATAAACAGAAGTCAATATCTGAAAACTCAACAAAGATTCGTTTTAATGTCACTGATATTGAAAGGGCTCTAGAAGAAGTTATTCAATACGGTATTGCGGCAAAAATAGAGACATATGAGTGGGGAAGAACGATTAATATTTCAGATCCAGATGGAAACCGAGTCGGTATTAGAGATATCCCGAAGTTATGTCGTTCTTTGTAG
- a CDS encoding DHCW motif cupin fold protein — MDMKAIPFGTTDWSEVKPTQHPGEKGFALWRTSQFGDIRVRMVEYSAGYLADHWCLKGHILLCLEGELNTELDDGRQFVLKPGMSYQVADNAEAHRSSTEVGAKLFVVD, encoded by the coding sequence ATGGATATGAAAGCCATCCCATTTGGTACCACCGACTGGTCAGAAGTTAAACCTACTCAACACCCCGGCGAAAAAGGTTTTGCCCTATGGCGTACAAGCCAGTTCGGAGATATTCGCGTTCGTATGGTTGAATATTCAGCTGGCTATCTTGCTGATCATTGGTGCTTGAAAGGGCATATTTTGCTTTGTCTTGAAGGTGAATTGAATACAGAGCTAGATGATGGTCGTCAATTCGTTTTGAAGCCCGGTATGAGTTATCAGGTGGCTGATAATGCTGAGGCTCATAGGTCATCTACGGAAGTGGGGGCTAAACTTTTTGTTGTTGATTGA
- a CDS encoding DUF445 family protein, producing the protein MNKSLITNLVAILLVFAGFFSPMYSQTLLSIGLFALSGAITNWLAIHMLFEKVPFLYGSGVIPNQFEDFKSGIKNIIMLQFFTTDNIKRFIQSEEESVKKDLDFTPVLDAVDYDNIFQKLIDAITTSPLGAMLNMMGGAEALEPLRQPVSEKMRIALQEMAQSERFQAAIHQSLSTDKLGADISEHIEQIVDARLNELTPDMVKNIIQHMIKKHLGWLVVWGGVFGGLIGLIASYI; encoded by the coding sequence ATGAACAAAAGCCTTATCACCAACCTCGTTGCCATCTTGCTCGTTTTTGCTGGCTTCTTTTCGCCTATGTATTCACAGACCTTATTATCTATCGGCTTATTTGCTCTCTCTGGTGCCATCACCAATTGGTTAGCCATTCATATGCTCTTTGAGAAAGTACCTTTCTTGTATGGATCAGGCGTTATTCCAAACCAATTCGAAGATTTTAAAAGCGGCATTAAAAACATCATCATGTTGCAGTTTTTCACCACAGATAACATTAAACGCTTCATTCAATCTGAAGAAGAGTCTGTCAAAAAGGATTTAGACTTCACACCTGTTCTGGATGCTGTCGATTACGATAACATCTTTCAAAAGTTGATTGATGCAATCACTACCTCGCCTCTAGGCGCTATGCTGAACATGATGGGTGGAGCAGAAGCACTCGAGCCTTTACGCCAACCCGTATCTGAAAAAATGCGCATTGCTTTGCAAGAGATGGCGCAAAGCGAGCGCTTTCAGGCAGCCATTCACCAAAGCCTAAGTACCGACAAACTCGGGGCCGATATTAGCGAGCATATTGAACAGATTGTTGACGCGCGCTTAAATGAACTAACGCCAGACATGGTCAAGAATATTATTCAACATATGATCAAAAAACATCTAGGTTGGTTGGTCGTCTGGGGAGGCGTATTTGGCGGTCTAATTGGCTTAATTGCTAGCTATATCTAA
- a CDS encoding DinB family protein codes for MNCCHHFQLMAIYNRRLNKQIYQASTNLSSAELEEDVGAFFKSILGALNHIVVGDLLWLSRFATHSSRYQSLACLATHPKPSSLDEQLYDNLDAYWLVRKDIDDRVHEWLSSEVLETDFERLLTYSNSKGIVSKRNFSELVSHLFNHQTHHRGQVSALLYQKGVDIGVTDFLIDIPDAVHS; via the coding sequence ATGAATTGCTGTCATCACTTTCAGCTCATGGCTATCTATAATCGGCGGCTGAATAAGCAGATCTACCAAGCCTCAACGAACTTATCTTCGGCTGAACTGGAAGAAGATGTCGGTGCTTTTTTTAAGTCCATTTTAGGGGCTTTGAATCATATAGTCGTCGGGGATTTGTTGTGGTTATCACGTTTTGCAACGCATTCGAGTCGCTATCAATCTTTAGCATGTTTGGCAACGCACCCCAAACCCTCCTCATTGGATGAGCAGCTGTATGATAATTTAGATGCGTACTGGCTTGTGCGTAAAGATATAGATGACAGGGTTCATGAGTGGTTGTCGAGTGAGGTTTTAGAAACGGATTTTGAGAGACTCCTTACCTATAGCAATAGTAAAGGTATTGTCAGTAAACGAAATTTTTCTGAGCTAGTTTCACATCTTTTTAATCACCAGACACATCATAGAGGGCAAGTTAGTGCCTTACTTTACCAGAAGGGTGTCGATATAGGCGTGACTGATTTTTTGATAGATATACCAGACGCCGTACACAGTTAG
- a CDS encoding DUF1338 domain-containing protein translates to MQAETFFNELWTDYVSIAPQAQKIHDLFAATDGEVINDHVAFRTFANTALRLDLLEPLILAMGHERQDSYEFKAKKLRAHSFIHPNPLVPKIFCSELLVDQLSDSAQKIIEKYTAQVTGKLLDQSVFWSGRHWEMPSWDDYNTLMAESEYGAWLLAIGVRVNHFTVSINHLTTTSAIRDVLERVKSAGYKVNTVGGEVKGTPESLLEQSSTMADRQVFEFTGGDQHEIPTCFYEFAKRHADNQGVVYQGFIEANADKIFESTNG, encoded by the coding sequence ATGCAAGCTGAAACCTTTTTTAATGAACTGTGGACTGATTACGTCAGCATTGCTCCACAGGCTCAGAAAATTCATGATCTGTTTGCAGCAACGGATGGCGAAGTGATAAATGATCATGTTGCGTTTCGTACGTTTGCTAATACAGCGTTACGACTTGATCTACTTGAGCCCCTGATTCTAGCGATGGGGCATGAGCGCCAAGATAGTTATGAGTTCAAAGCAAAAAAACTACGCGCTCACAGCTTTATTCATCCCAACCCTCTGGTACCAAAAATTTTTTGTTCTGAACTGCTTGTGGACCAGTTGAGTGACTCTGCTCAGAAAATTATCGAGAAATACACAGCACAGGTAACAGGAAAATTGCTCGATCAATCAGTTTTCTGGTCTGGCCGTCACTGGGAAATGCCTAGCTGGGATGATTACAACACGCTCATGGCTGAAAGCGAATACGGTGCTTGGTTGCTGGCTATTGGTGTACGGGTTAATCATTTTACCGTCAGTATTAATCATCTAACCACGACGAGCGCGATCCGTGATGTGTTAGAGCGCGTGAAGAGCGCAGGGTATAAAGTGAACACGGTAGGGGGCGAAGTCAAAGGGACGCCAGAGTCCTTATTAGAGCAAAGCTCGACAATGGCCGATCGTCAGGTTTTTGAATTTACAGGTGGTGATCAACACGAGATCCCAACGTGCTTTTATGAATTTGCTAAGCGCCATGCTGATAACCAAGGTGTTGTTTATCAGGGTTTTATTGAAGCGAATGCTGATAAAATTTTTGAATCGACAAACGGTTAG
- a CDS encoding lipid-transfer protein produces the protein MSNAKIAGVGMVKFSKPGQHQPYSVMVKQAVETALKDAGINFTDIQQAYASYIYGDSTCGQNALYTVGMTGIPVINVNNNCSSGSTALFLARQAVASGAVECALAFGFEEMQRGALSSHWTDRESPFDAMLQQLDDIAPEAPAGPLALRMFGSAGTAYIDKYAANPNIFAKVAVKSRQHAVKNPFSLFSNELSIEEVMSAPQIYAPYLTRLMACPPTCGAAAAIVCSEAFARRHGIKADVEIAGQAMATDLANSWDNPMDLIGAKMTQKAANEAYQKSGIGIDDVDLVELHDCFTPNEVITYEALGMCGEGHAEQFISDADNTYGGRFVVNPSGGLMSKGHPIGATGLAQCTELVWHLRGQAGARQVPNASVALQHNLGLGGAAVVTIYKAC, from the coding sequence ATGAGTAATGCAAAAATTGCGGGTGTCGGTATGGTTAAATTTAGCAAACCTGGACAGCACCAACCATATAGCGTGATGGTAAAACAGGCGGTAGAAACCGCATTAAAAGATGCTGGCATTAACTTTACGGATATCCAGCAGGCCTATGCCAGTTATATTTATGGTGACAGTACGTGTGGACAAAATGCGCTCTACACGGTGGGAATGACCGGTATTCCGGTGATTAATGTGAATAATAACTGCTCTTCTGGATCAACGGCGTTATTTTTAGCGCGTCAGGCTGTTGCATCAGGAGCGGTGGAATGTGCATTAGCGTTTGGTTTTGAGGAGATGCAACGTGGTGCATTATCTTCTCATTGGACAGATAGGGAATCGCCGTTTGATGCGATGTTACAGCAACTGGATGATATTGCCCCTGAAGCACCAGCGGGGCCATTAGCTTTACGTATGTTTGGCTCAGCGGGTACGGCGTACATCGATAAATATGCTGCAAATCCGAATATCTTCGCTAAGGTTGCTGTTAAATCACGCCAGCATGCAGTAAAAAATCCATTTTCCCTTTTCAGTAATGAATTAAGCATTGAAGAGGTGATGTCTGCGCCGCAAATTTATGCACCTTATTTAACACGATTAATGGCATGCCCACCTACTTGTGGTGCGGCTGCCGCGATTGTGTGCAGTGAAGCGTTCGCACGTCGGCATGGCATTAAAGCTGATGTTGAAATTGCTGGCCAAGCAATGGCGACTGACCTAGCCAATAGTTGGGATAACCCAATGGATTTGATAGGTGCGAAAATGACGCAAAAAGCAGCAAATGAAGCCTACCAAAAATCCGGTATTGGTATTGATGACGTTGACCTAGTTGAGCTACATGACTGTTTTACACCGAACGAAGTGATTACCTATGAAGCCCTTGGGATGTGTGGCGAAGGGCATGCTGAGCAGTTTATCAGTGATGCAGATAATACATACGGGGGACGATTTGTTGTGAATCCATCAGGGGGGCTAATGTCTAAAGGTCATCCTATTGGTGCGACAGGCTTAGCGCAATGCACTGAGTTGGTTTGGCACTTGCGTGGTCAAGCAGGTGCACGACAAGTACCTAATGCAAGTGTTGCTCTACAGCATAATTTGGGTTTAGGGGGCGCTGCTGTCGTCACTATCTATAAAGCCTGTTAA
- a CDS encoding acyl-CoA dehydrogenase family protein, with the protein MFNEEMSLYRDMTIRMLEQEVAPFYEAWESAGQVPRSLWNTLGAAGLLGVDMPERYGAAQAPFDVSQMILEEMSRMGFGGLASGLNIHANIVMPYILGYGNEKQKQHWLPKLITGEAVGAIAMTEPSTGSDLAAIQTRAVRKGDNWVLNGSKIFITNGLHADVVIVCAKTELQVGAKGISLFLVDTSLVGFSRGPGIKKIGQHASDTAELFFDDLVIPHAALLGEEKQGFTYLMQELPRERLGVATQAVGSAEGALALTIDYVQQRKAFGQRIADFQNTRFKLAEIKTRIEVCKAYLNQCMRLYQAGDMTSQEASILKLSSTQMQCWVVDQCLQLFGGYGYMQEYPISRFYLDARVQTLYAGTSEIMKEVISRGMINKREAK; encoded by the coding sequence ATGTTCAATGAAGAAATGAGCCTCTACCGTGATATGACCATTCGTATGCTAGAGCAAGAGGTCGCGCCTTTTTATGAGGCGTGGGAAAGTGCAGGTCAAGTACCACGCTCTCTTTGGAACACTTTAGGAGCTGCGGGGTTGTTAGGTGTTGATATGCCTGAGCGTTATGGTGCGGCACAAGCTCCGTTTGATGTATCTCAGATGATTTTGGAAGAGATGTCACGAATGGGATTTGGTGGGCTGGCGAGTGGGCTGAATATACATGCCAATATCGTTATGCCTTATATTCTGGGGTATGGCAATGAGAAGCAAAAACAGCATTGGTTGCCTAAATTAATTACAGGAGAGGCGGTAGGTGCAATAGCCATGACGGAGCCTAGCACTGGCAGTGATTTAGCCGCTATTCAAACTCGCGCAGTACGCAAGGGTGATAACTGGGTTCTTAATGGGTCAAAAATATTTATCACTAACGGGCTGCATGCCGATGTAGTGATTGTTTGCGCTAAAACTGAGCTACAAGTAGGTGCGAAAGGTATCTCATTGTTTCTAGTAGATACCTCTTTAGTGGGGTTTTCTCGTGGCCCCGGAATTAAAAAAATAGGTCAGCATGCGAGTGATACGGCTGAGCTTTTTTTTGATGATCTAGTCATTCCACATGCAGCCTTGCTAGGTGAAGAAAAACAAGGCTTTACTTATTTGATGCAAGAGCTACCGCGGGAGCGACTAGGAGTGGCAACTCAGGCGGTCGGCTCCGCTGAAGGGGCATTGGCACTAACGATTGATTATGTCCAGCAACGTAAAGCTTTTGGACAACGCATTGCTGACTTTCAAAATACCCGTTTTAAACTGGCTGAAATCAAAACCCGAATAGAGGTCTGCAAAGCCTATTTGAACCAGTGTATGCGGTTATATCAGGCAGGAGATATGACTAGTCAAGAGGCATCTATTTTAAAATTGAGTTCGACCCAGATGCAGTGTTGGGTGGTAGATCAATGCTTACAGTTATTCGGTGGTTACGGTTATATGCAGGAGTACCCCATTTCACGTTTTTATCTTGATGCACGTGTGCAAACTTTATATGCCGGTACATCTGAAATCATGAAAGAAGTGATTTCCCGTGGAATGATCAATAAGAGAGAGGCAAAATGA
- a CDS encoding 3-hydroxyacyl-CoA dehydrogenase: MDVDNKVAVVSGGASGLGLATSLRLIEQGAKVAVLDLNSESGEALQKEYPQQVAFYRADVTQDETIEGALSDVVTRWGKIDICVNCAGIVSAGKVLNREGKAQPLSRFSQAIQVNLIGVFNVLRVAAEKMALNSPDTDGQRGVIINTASVAAFDGQTGQAAYSASKAGIVGMTLPLARDLADIGIRVMTIAPGLFDTPMMKSLPQEVREPLINMVQSPSRFGEPNEFASLCCHIIENNYLNGEVIRLDAAIRMEPR, from the coding sequence ATGGATGTTGATAATAAAGTAGCGGTGGTGAGCGGAGGGGCATCGGGTTTGGGCTTGGCCACTAGCTTACGTTTAATTGAGCAGGGCGCTAAGGTTGCTGTTTTAGACTTGAATTCTGAATCGGGTGAAGCGTTACAGAAGGAGTATCCACAACAGGTTGCTTTCTATCGCGCTGATGTCACGCAAGATGAAACTATTGAGGGTGCCCTTAGTGATGTAGTGACACGCTGGGGAAAGATTGATATTTGTGTTAATTGCGCGGGTATTGTTTCTGCAGGAAAAGTGCTTAATCGTGAAGGTAAAGCGCAGCCCTTAAGTCGTTTTAGCCAAGCAATACAGGTTAACTTAATTGGAGTGTTTAACGTATTACGTGTCGCTGCTGAAAAGATGGCGCTCAACTCCCCTGATACTGATGGTCAGCGTGGTGTCATCATTAATACGGCATCAGTGGCTGCTTTTGATGGGCAGACAGGGCAAGCGGCTTATAGTGCGAGCAAGGCTGGCATTGTTGGTATGACGCTTCCATTGGCACGAGATTTGGCGGATATCGGTATTCGTGTAATGACAATAGCCCCTGGGCTGTTTGATACCCCTATGATGAAGTCTTTACCACAGGAGGTACGTGAGCCATTGATTAATATGGTTCAGTCACCTAGTCGTTTTGGTGAACCGAATGAGTTTGCCTCTTTGTGCTGCCATATTATTGAAAACAACTACCTCAATGGTGAAGTGATCCGCTTGGATGCCGCTATTCGTATGGAGCCTCGCTAA
- a CDS encoding AraC family transcriptional regulator, with protein MKKKLVSNHYIHATISGALQAGFSKQKLLTQAAIPLELLNKPRARITEIQLANLIRSVWRETGDEFMGLTATPCRLGVFELMAESVLQSKTLGGMLQQSARFYSRVQNDIEFSIEQQGDIVNFSITLRHPEHDPNHLFQEFLLLMWQRFSCWLVNEQVPFLDTRFNYPEPFHNNEYAPMFSGKLLFKQPTSGFTLHSKLLNLPIIRDHSELTTFLKQSPLEILRRIGQDSSLHSQVRRLLLQQGLEQLPTLEKIAELLHMTARTLRRKLKDEGISYQQIKDRLRCDTAIRLLTAESLSIADISQLIGFTEQAAFCRAFKNWTGVAPSAYLQSNT; from the coding sequence ATGAAGAAGAAACTGGTATCCAACCACTACATACACGCTACCATCAGCGGGGCGCTTCAGGCGGGTTTCTCAAAACAGAAGCTTTTAACTCAAGCGGCTATTCCCCTGGAATTACTAAACAAACCACGCGCTCGCATTACTGAGATCCAACTCGCTAACTTAATACGCAGTGTATGGCGTGAAACAGGTGATGAGTTCATGGGGCTTACAGCAACCCCTTGTCGCCTTGGTGTATTTGAATTAATGGCTGAATCAGTACTACAGTCCAAAACACTGGGTGGCATGCTTCAGCAAAGCGCGCGATTCTATAGTCGTGTACAAAACGACATTGAATTTAGCATCGAGCAACAAGGTGACATCGTCAATTTTTCAATTACATTGCGCCACCCAGAACATGACCCTAACCATCTTTTCCAAGAATTTTTACTATTAATGTGGCAGCGTTTTAGTTGCTGGCTAGTTAATGAGCAAGTGCCTTTTTTAGATACCCGTTTCAACTATCCCGAGCCTTTTCATAATAATGAATACGCGCCTATGTTTAGTGGGAAGCTATTATTTAAACAACCCACATCGGGATTTACATTACACTCAAAACTACTCAACCTTCCTATTATCAGAGACCATAGCGAACTTACTACATTCTTAAAGCAATCTCCGTTAGAAATACTACGACGCATTGGACAAGACAGTTCTTTGCACTCCCAGGTCAGGCGCTTATTGCTTCAACAGGGGCTTGAGCAATTACCCACGTTAGAGAAAATAGCAGAGCTATTGCACATGACAGCAAGAACACTGCGCCGCAAGCTAAAAGATGAGGGGATAAGTTATCAACAGATTAAAGACCGATTACGTTGCGATACAGCCATTCGTTTACTCACAGCTGAGTCACTATCCATTGCTGATATCAGCCAACTCATAGGATTTACCGAACAAGCCGCTTTTTGTAGAGCTTTTAAAAACTGGACCGGCGTAGCTCCCAGTGCTTACCTGCAATCAAATACTTAA
- a CDS encoding acyltransferase family protein: MSGMLMSNILFIKRTPLGTFYKRRISRIIPAFIVFLSLISLMSLIFNLSSEHFNYFYNVFFLRSYYPVEPGILNSGLPLGHLWSLNVEEHVYILLSLMTLCSFYKNRLCLILLTLGGASIFLQVLYVKFPHLTSENYSFRTEVAASFILISAGYLLVKERVEQFVPSWLPVITFLIALICYSDFPLHWSAQWLIAPILLAFTVNHLNSLSPFFKRLLCVPALRLVGLWSFSIYLWQQPLYYWGTKGGDAFYMAGPVLFILSIILGAMSFYLIENPVRKYLNNNW; encoded by the coding sequence TTGTCGGGCATGCTCATGTCTAATATTTTATTTATCAAACGAACCCCACTGGGCACTTTTTATAAAAGACGCATTAGTAGAATTATTCCCGCTTTTATTGTTTTTTTGTCTTTAATAAGTTTGATGAGTTTAATTTTTAATCTTTCCTCTGAACATTTTAATTATTTTTATAATGTGTTCTTTCTTCGATCCTATTATCCAGTTGAGCCTGGAATATTAAATTCTGGCTTACCATTAGGGCATCTTTGGTCACTCAATGTTGAAGAACATGTCTATATATTATTAAGTTTAATGACATTGTGCTCGTTTTATAAAAACCGCCTTTGCTTGATACTCTTGACGTTGGGAGGAGCTTCTATATTTCTTCAAGTGCTATATGTGAAGTTTCCACACTTAACATCGGAAAACTATTCGTTTAGGACAGAAGTTGCAGCAAGTTTTATATTGATTTCGGCGGGATATTTATTGGTGAAGGAAAGGGTGGAACAGTTTGTTCCGTCATGGCTGCCTGTAATAACTTTCTTGATTGCATTAATTTGCTACAGTGACTTCCCCCTTCATTGGTCTGCACAATGGCTTATTGCTCCTATTCTGTTGGCCTTTACTGTGAACCATCTCAACTCGCTTTCTCCTTTCTTCAAACGTTTGCTTTGTGTACCTGCTTTGAGGCTTGTTGGACTTTGGTCTTTCTCAATTTACCTTTGGCAACAACCCTTGTATTACTGGGGAACAAAAGGTGGGGATGCTTTTTATATGGCAGGCCCGGTTCTATTTATACTAAGTATTATTTTAGGGGCAATGTCTTTTTATTTAATAGAAAACCCGGTGAGAAAATATCTAAATAATAATTGGTGA